One window of the Nocardia huaxiensis genome contains the following:
- a CDS encoding phosphatase PAP2 family protein, which produces MRARSASADRFGYAALIAVSAVVMIVVPQFFPADGGPTGWDRSAGEHVHSSLDGHMWVYRVLVFPSNWYVVVPLLLGGAAWFAYRKLWWQAGFVLLAPEIAMLVNSLALKPLWDRPLHDYLAYPSGHTVHLVAVVTAVALASESARVRVSAVAALAVVLPVVTIGMVGLGYHYPTDILGGAAAAIALVTALYLPVRTYARGPAITAARTESPRR; this is translated from the coding sequence GTGAGAGCACGCAGCGCGAGCGCGGACCGGTTCGGGTACGCGGCGCTGATCGCGGTCTCCGCGGTGGTGATGATCGTTGTGCCGCAGTTCTTTCCGGCCGACGGCGGACCCACCGGATGGGATCGCTCGGCGGGGGAGCATGTGCACTCCTCCCTGGACGGGCACATGTGGGTGTATCGGGTGCTGGTGTTCCCGAGCAACTGGTACGTCGTCGTGCCGCTGCTGCTGGGCGGGGCCGCCTGGTTCGCGTACCGGAAGCTCTGGTGGCAAGCGGGATTCGTGCTGCTCGCCCCCGAGATCGCCATGCTGGTCAACAGCCTGGCGCTGAAACCGCTCTGGGATCGGCCGCTGCACGACTACCTGGCCTATCCGAGCGGGCACACCGTGCATCTGGTCGCGGTGGTGACCGCCGTCGCACTGGCGAGCGAGTCGGCGCGCGTACGGGTTTCGGCGGTCGCGGCCCTGGCGGTGGTGCTGCCCGTGGTCACGATCGGCATGGTCGGACTCGGCTACCACTATCCGACCGACATCCTCGGCGGCGCCGCGGCCGCCATCGCACTCGTGACCGCGCTGTACCTCCCGGTGCGGACCTATGCGCGCGGGCCCGCGATCACAGCGGCCCGTACTGAATCGCCGCGGCGATGA
- a CDS encoding NERD domain-containing protein, giving the protein MPTATQGLDPDEEGAEPMLVRVQNPAGTHAEKVLIDWLRTWKGSADPHGVATVNCSVFHGDKLHSFDAVVWTPTSCVVVEAEALVERLDGELEVPLNGPWRVGDKLISFEGGDRRTPLDKSREHTYAMQDWLAHRGLGQRVVHGVVLVVPPPNSRIQVRQMWSDPSFEVCLGDDPRRLREYFDTLSSRGRPQWSANDVAFAFRGMNLLPYLPAPGDLLNEGFLGPVDITLWHGGPQQAQAEAWAEEQARLEEEAALAARPMHFNTPWFAPSKLYPREHGDVSFGRGFMRVMLTIGMLIAALWVIWFVIAAAIQYGPL; this is encoded by the coding sequence TTGCCAACAGCCACACAGGGACTCGACCCCGACGAGGAAGGTGCGGAGCCGATGCTCGTCCGCGTGCAGAACCCCGCCGGCACCCATGCCGAGAAGGTGCTCATCGACTGGCTGCGCACCTGGAAGGGCAGCGCCGATCCGCACGGGGTGGCCACCGTGAATTGCAGTGTGTTCCACGGCGACAAGCTGCACTCCTTCGACGCCGTGGTGTGGACGCCCACCAGCTGCGTGGTGGTGGAGGCGGAGGCGCTGGTCGAGCGCCTGGACGGGGAGCTCGAGGTGCCGCTCAACGGTCCGTGGCGGGTCGGCGACAAGCTGATCAGCTTCGAGGGCGGTGACAGGCGCACCCCCCTGGACAAGTCCCGCGAGCACACCTACGCCATGCAGGACTGGCTGGCGCACCGCGGGCTGGGTCAGCGTGTCGTGCACGGTGTGGTGCTGGTGGTGCCGCCGCCGAATTCGCGGATTCAGGTGCGGCAGATGTGGAGTGACCCGAGTTTCGAGGTCTGTCTCGGCGATGATCCGCGCCGCCTGCGCGAATACTTCGACACGCTGTCCTCGCGCGGCCGCCCGCAGTGGTCGGCCAATGACGTGGCCTTCGCCTTCCGCGGCATGAACCTGCTCCCCTACCTGCCCGCGCCGGGCGACCTGCTGAACGAGGGCTTCCTCGGTCCGGTCGACATCACCCTCTGGCACGGCGGCCCGCAGCAGGCGCAGGCCGAGGCGTGGGCCGAGGAGCAGGCCCGTCTGGAGGAGGAGGCCGCCCTGGCGGCGCGGCCGATGCATTTCAATACCCCGTGGTTCGCCCCGTCCAAGCTGTACCCGCGCGAGCACGGCGATGTCAGCTTCGGCCGTGGCTTCATGCGCGTCATGCTCACCATCGGCATGCTCATCGCGGCGCTGTGGGTGATCTGGTTCGTCATCGCCGCGGCGATTCAGTACGGGCCGCTGTGA
- a CDS encoding DUF2252 domain-containing protein, with the protein MLREGTPFRARDRAAQGAGRPGVLEFLGSSNQGRLPHLVPLRIGRMAASPFSFFRGAAGLMAADLADSPTSGLRAQLCGDAHAANFGLYGSPRGDIVMDINDFDETIPGPWEWDLERLAASLVLAGREAGASEDECSAAARDAARTYRLAATALAGQPFLQSWNALPDESVLGTVNAGGLDSDFHKAAKKARKNTSAKVARKWTEHLDDHEAGYGKRRFIADPPILTGVEDAVADAVIDGLTEYVGTLRESRRNLITRYRVSDIAFRIVGTGSVGLHSYLALMHGNGDDEVLVLQIKQARPSALTPYLPPVPARHEGERIVQGARTVQAETDILLGWTTLRLDGQQLPFIVRQFRNLKGGIDPAELAPDQLDDYGRLAGALLARAHSRSLDARLLAGYLEDGEEFDEAVARFAVRYADRTEADHAELVAAVKDGRLPAETA; encoded by the coding sequence ATGCTGCGGGAGGGAACGCCGTTCCGGGCGCGGGATCGTGCCGCGCAAGGGGCGGGCCGGCCGGGTGTGCTGGAATTTCTCGGGTCGAGCAATCAGGGGCGGCTGCCGCATCTGGTGCCGCTGCGCATCGGGCGGATGGCGGCCTCGCCCTTCTCGTTCTTCCGGGGCGCGGCCGGGCTGATGGCGGCGGATCTGGCGGACTCGCCGACCTCCGGGCTGCGTGCGCAGCTGTGCGGTGACGCGCATGCCGCCAACTTCGGGCTCTACGGGTCGCCGCGCGGCGACATCGTCATGGACATCAATGATTTCGACGAGACCATCCCGGGACCGTGGGAGTGGGATCTGGAGCGCCTGGCGGCCAGTCTGGTGCTGGCGGGCCGGGAGGCCGGGGCGTCGGAGGACGAGTGCTCCGCCGCCGCCCGCGATGCCGCCCGCACCTATCGGCTGGCCGCGACAGCCCTTGCCGGACAACCGTTTCTGCAGTCCTGGAATGCGCTGCCGGACGAGTCGGTGCTCGGCACGGTGAACGCCGGCGGACTGGACAGCGACTTCCACAAGGCCGCCAAGAAGGCACGCAAGAACACCAGCGCCAAGGTGGCGCGCAAGTGGACCGAACACCTCGACGATCACGAAGCCGGTTACGGCAAGCGCAGATTCATCGCCGACCCGCCCATTCTGACCGGTGTCGAGGACGCGGTCGCCGACGCGGTGATCGACGGCCTCACCGAATACGTGGGGACGCTGCGCGAGTCTCGACGCAACCTGATCACGCGATATCGAGTGTCGGACATCGCTTTCCGGATCGTCGGCACCGGAAGTGTGGGCCTGCACAGCTATCTGGCGCTCATGCACGGCAATGGCGACGATGAGGTGCTGGTGCTACAGATCAAGCAGGCCCGCCCGTCCGCGCTCACCCCGTACCTGCCGCCGGTCCCCGCGCGGCACGAGGGTGAGCGAATCGTGCAGGGCGCCAGGACCGTTCAAGCCGAGACCGACATCCTGCTGGGCTGGACGACGCTGCGCCTGGACGGGCAGCAGCTGCCGTTCATCGTGCGCCAGTTCCGAAATCTCAAGGGCGGCATCGATCCCGCCGAACTGGCACCCGATCAGCTCGACGACTACGGCCGGCTGGCCGGCGCCCTGCTGGCGCGGGCGCACTCCCGCTCGCTGGACGCGCGCCTGCTGGCGGGCTACCTGGAGGACGGCGAAGAGTTCGACGAGGCGGTGGCCCGCTTCGCCGTGCGCTACGCCGACCGCACCGAGGCCGATCACGCCGAGCTGGTGGCCGCGGTGAAGGACGGTCGACTACCCGCCGAAACCGCCTGA
- a CDS encoding GMC oxidoreductase, translated as MPDFDYDVVVIGSGFGGSVSALRLTEKGYRVAVLESGRRWNAEDIPSSNWNVRKSIWAPRLGLTGPQRISVLGKCAVFSASGVGGGSLIYGNTLYEPLPNFYTDKQWSHITDWKSELAPYYDQAQRMLGVAPNPRMTPADEVIRSVAEDLGVADTFHATNVGVFFNEDAPGEEVADPYFGGAGPRRSGCIHCARCFTGCPHNAKNTTPTNYLYLAEQGGAKVFELTTVTSVRPMTGGGYALETERSDRWIRKERKTFTAEQVVFAAAALGTQKLLHKMRDEGVLTNLSPRLGELTRSNSEAILNVVSRDRTDFAEGIAITSSIHPEPDTHIEVCHYGKGQNALFPMSVPIVDGGAFRVLRFLLAILLHPMVFLRSLNAHRASEKSVILLVMQSLDNSLTSYRRWGQLKTKQGTGKPNPTWIPLAHDVGRRFGQKVNGDVHGLVMDVFNIPATAHYIGGCVIGEGPESGVVDPYQRVFGHPGLHVADGSAVTANLGVNPSLTITAQAERAMAFWPNRNEADPRPELGADYVRVAPVRPNRPAVPETATGALRLPIFPAERPADPVFPAH; from the coding sequence ATGCCCGACTTCGACTACGACGTCGTTGTGATCGGTTCCGGGTTCGGGGGGAGCGTGAGTGCGCTGCGCCTGACCGAGAAGGGCTACCGGGTGGCCGTGCTGGAATCCGGTCGCCGCTGGAATGCCGAGGACATCCCGTCATCGAATTGGAATGTGCGCAAGTCGATCTGGGCGCCCCGGCTGGGCTTGACCGGGCCACAGCGCATCAGTGTGCTCGGCAAGTGCGCGGTGTTCTCCGCCTCCGGGGTGGGCGGCGGATCGCTGATCTACGGCAACACCCTCTACGAGCCGCTGCCGAACTTCTACACCGACAAGCAGTGGTCGCACATCACCGACTGGAAGTCCGAGCTCGCGCCCTACTACGACCAGGCGCAGCGCATGCTCGGCGTCGCCCCCAATCCGCGCATGACACCCGCCGATGAGGTGATCCGTTCGGTCGCCGAGGATCTCGGCGTCGCCGACACCTTCCACGCCACCAATGTGGGCGTGTTCTTCAACGAGGACGCGCCGGGCGAGGAAGTGGCCGACCCGTACTTCGGCGGAGCCGGACCGCGCCGCAGCGGCTGCATCCACTGCGCGCGCTGCTTCACCGGCTGCCCGCACAATGCCAAGAACACCACCCCGACCAACTACCTGTATCTGGCCGAGCAGGGCGGCGCGAAGGTCTTCGAGCTGACCACCGTCACCAGCGTGCGCCCCATGACCGGCGGCGGGTACGCGCTCGAGACCGAGCGCTCGGATCGCTGGATTCGCAAGGAGCGCAAGACCTTCACCGCCGAGCAGGTGGTGTTCGCGGCGGCCGCGCTGGGCACCCAGAAGCTGCTGCACAAGATGCGCGACGAGGGCGTGCTGACCAATCTGTCGCCGCGCCTGGGTGAGCTGACCCGCTCCAACTCCGAGGCCATCCTGAATGTGGTGAGCCGCGACCGCACCGATTTCGCGGAGGGCATCGCCATCACCTCCTCGATTCACCCGGAGCCCGACACCCATATCGAGGTGTGCCACTACGGCAAGGGCCAGAACGCGCTGTTCCCCATGTCGGTGCCGATCGTGGACGGCGGCGCGTTCCGGGTGCTGCGGTTCCTGCTGGCCATCCTGCTGCATCCGATGGTGTTCCTGCGCAGCCTCAATGCGCATCGGGCCTCGGAGAAGTCGGTGATCCTGCTGGTCATGCAGTCGCTGGACAATTCGCTGACCTCCTACCGGCGCTGGGGGCAACTCAAGACCAAGCAGGGCACGGGCAAGCCCAATCCGACCTGGATTCCGCTCGCACACGATGTGGGGCGGCGCTTCGGGCAGAAGGTCAACGGCGACGTGCACGGGCTGGTCATGGACGTGTTCAATATCCCGGCCACCGCGCACTACATCGGCGGCTGTGTGATCGGCGAGGGACCGGAATCCGGTGTGGTGGACCCGTACCAGCGGGTGTTCGGGCATCCGGGCCTGCACGTGGCCGACGGCTCGGCGGTGACGGCCAACCTGGGCGTGAACCCGTCGCTGACCATCACGGCGCAGGCCGAGCGCGCGATGGCGTTCTGGCCCAACCGGAACGAGGCCGATCCGCGACCGGAACTGGGTGCGGACTATGTGCGCGTAGCGCCGGTGCGGCCCAATCGGCCGGCCGTGCCGGAGACCGCCACCGGCGCGCTGCGACTGCCCATCTTCCCGGCCGAACGCCCTGCTGATCCGGTGTTTCCGGCCCACTGA
- a CDS encoding CDP-alcohol phosphatidyltransferase family protein, which produces MTTERNTEPVYSDRIFTVPNVLSMVRLIGVPVFLWLLLVREADGWAFALLILSGITDYADGKLARLLDQSSKLGAILDPLVDRLYLVATLGGFLIRGILPWWVVAILVGRDLVLTVTLGIYKRRDLPPPDVIYLGKAATFALMSAFPWWLAGQMDWAAAGFSRAFGGAFLVWGTAVYVWTGILYLGKAIAVARTIPAVPHHDR; this is translated from the coding sequence GTGACCACCGAGCGCAACACCGAACCGGTGTACAGCGACCGCATCTTCACCGTGCCCAATGTGCTGAGCATGGTGCGGCTCATCGGCGTCCCCGTCTTCCTCTGGCTGCTGCTGGTGCGTGAGGCCGACGGCTGGGCGTTCGCGCTGCTGATCCTCAGCGGTATCACCGACTACGCGGACGGCAAGCTCGCACGGCTCCTGGATCAGTCGTCCAAACTCGGCGCGATCCTGGACCCGCTGGTGGATCGGCTGTATCTGGTGGCGACGTTGGGCGGCTTCCTGATTCGCGGCATCCTGCCCTGGTGGGTGGTGGCCATCCTGGTCGGCCGCGACCTTGTTCTGACGGTGACCCTGGGCATCTACAAGCGCCGCGATCTGCCCCCGCCGGACGTCATCTACCTGGGCAAGGCCGCCACTTTCGCGCTCATGTCCGCGTTCCCCTGGTGGCTGGCCGGCCAGATGGATTGGGCCGCCGCGGGTTTCAGTCGGGCCTTCGGTGGTGCATTCTTGGTCTGGGGTACGGCGGTGTACGTCTGGACCGGCATTCTCTACCTCGGCAAAGCCATTGCCGTGGCCCGGACCATACCGGCCGTGCCGCACCATGATCGGTAG
- the gcvH gene encoding glycine cleavage system protein GcvH, translating into MTDLPEDLRYTEEHEWVRKVGPTRVRVGITDYAQSQLGDVVFVQLPEVDKDASAGESIAEVESTKSVSDIYIPLTAKVVAVNEDLTASPETVNTDPYGDGWIFELEVADADALDAELGKLLDAAGYQGVIGG; encoded by the coding sequence GTGACCGACCTACCCGAGGACCTGCGCTACACCGAAGAACACGAATGGGTGCGCAAAGTGGGACCTACCCGCGTTCGGGTGGGCATCACCGACTACGCGCAGTCACAGCTGGGTGACGTCGTCTTCGTGCAGCTGCCCGAGGTGGACAAGGACGCCTCCGCCGGCGAGAGCATCGCCGAGGTGGAGTCGACCAAGTCCGTATCCGATATCTACATTCCGCTGACCGCGAAAGTCGTTGCGGTGAACGAGGATCTGACCGCCAGCCCGGAGACCGTCAACACCGATCCCTACGGTGACGGGTGGATCTTCGAACTCGAGGTCGCCGACGCCGATGCCCTCGACGCCGAGCTCGGAAAGCTGCTCGACGCCGCAGGTTATCAAGGAGTTATCGGAGGCTGA
- a CDS encoding FHA domain-containing protein yields the protein MSENKDPGYQETAAETTSVFRADFLNEVDTSRTEQTGEQPVQGVEGLPAGAALLVVKRGPNAGSRFLLDQPTTSAGRHPDSDIFLDDVTVSRRHAEFRQDDDTFQVVDVGSLNGTYVNREPVDSSELQNGDEVQIGKFRLVFLTGPRPAEASGTL from the coding sequence GTGAGCGAGAACAAAGACCCGGGTTACCAGGAGACAGCAGCCGAGACCACATCGGTGTTCCGCGCTGATTTCCTGAACGAGGTCGACACGTCGCGCACCGAGCAGACCGGTGAACAGCCGGTGCAAGGGGTCGAGGGCCTGCCCGCGGGCGCGGCCCTGCTGGTGGTCAAGCGCGGCCCGAATGCCGGATCGCGTTTCCTGCTCGACCAGCCCACCACCTCCGCGGGGCGCCACCCCGACAGCGACATCTTCCTGGACGATGTCACCGTCAGCCGTCGCCACGCCGAGTTCCGCCAGGACGACGACACCTTCCAGGTCGTCGATGTGGGCAGCCTGAACGGCACCTACGTGAACCGGGAGCCGGTGGATTCCTCGGAGCTGCAGAACGGCGACGAGGTGCAGATCGGCAAGTTCCGTCTCGTATTCCTGACCGGCCCTCGCCCCGCAGAGGCGTCGGGCACGCTATAG
- a CDS encoding MerR family transcriptional regulator, translated as MTGAAQQWTRGGMSIGSVLDLLRPDFPDITISKIRFLESEGLISPERTPSGYRRFHVADVERLRFVLTAQRDQYLPLKVIKEQLEAIDSGAATLGVREARARAAVGGDGPRPDHDAARDNGGVSTGGVSTGNAMAPNGDGRLRRLGVVPGEVSPEELRFDHEIRITRADLLSQAGIDEKFLTELIRANLITPGAAGFFDADAVTLARTAKALSEFGLEARHLRAFKLAADREAAMVAQIAAPIAKSRDADARARAEETVRELAALSLTLHTCLVKTSVRASLGG; from the coding sequence ATGACTGGCGCAGCGCAGCAGTGGACGCGCGGAGGCATGTCGATCGGCTCCGTGCTGGATTTGCTGCGTCCGGACTTTCCAGACATCACCATCTCGAAGATTCGGTTTCTCGAATCCGAGGGATTGATCAGCCCGGAGCGAACCCCCTCGGGGTACCGCAGGTTTCACGTCGCCGACGTCGAACGCCTGCGGTTCGTGCTCACGGCACAGCGGGATCAGTACCTGCCCTTGAAGGTGATCAAGGAGCAGCTCGAAGCGATCGACAGCGGAGCCGCGACGCTCGGTGTACGGGAAGCCCGTGCCCGAGCGGCCGTGGGGGGAGACGGTCCGCGTCCCGACCACGACGCGGCCCGCGACAACGGCGGTGTCTCTACAGGCGGTGTCTCTACAGGAAATGCCATGGCGCCCAATGGTGATGGTCGCTTACGGCGGCTCGGGGTCGTGCCCGGCGAGGTCTCGCCCGAGGAACTCCGGTTCGATCACGAAATCCGGATCACCCGGGCGGACCTGCTCAGCCAGGCCGGTATCGATGAGAAGTTCCTGACCGAGCTCATCCGCGCCAATCTGATCACCCCCGGCGCCGCCGGATTCTTCGACGCCGACGCGGTCACGCTCGCGCGCACCGCCAAGGCCCTGAGTGAATTCGGTTTGGAGGCACGGCATCTGCGCGCCTTCAAGCTGGCCGCGGACCGCGAGGCGGCGATGGTCGCGCAGATCGCCGCACCGATCGCGAAAAGCCGGGACGCGGATGCCCGCGCCCGTGCCGAAGAGACCGTGCGCGAGTTGGCGGCACTGTCGCTGACCCTGCACACATGCCTGGTGAAGACCTCAGTGCGCGCTTCCCTCGGGGGCTGA
- a CDS encoding bifunctional nuclease family protein, with product MSEMRVIGIRVEQPQNQPVLLLREANGDRYLPIWIGQAEATAIVLEQEGVTPIRPLTHDLIKILIKELGHTLKEVRIVDLQEGTFYADLVFDNDLRVSARPSDSVAIALRVGCPIYAEEPVLEEAGLVMPDEKEDEVEKFKEFLESVSPDDFKATDS from the coding sequence ATGAGCGAAATGCGTGTTATCGGCATCCGTGTCGAACAGCCACAGAACCAGCCCGTGCTGTTGCTGCGTGAGGCCAATGGTGATCGGTATCTACCGATTTGGATCGGCCAGGCCGAAGCCACCGCCATCGTGCTCGAACAGGAGGGCGTCACGCCCATCCGGCCGCTCACTCACGATCTGATCAAGATTCTGATCAAGGAGCTCGGGCACACCCTCAAAGAGGTCCGCATCGTGGACCTGCAGGAGGGCACCTTCTACGCCGATCTCGTCTTCGACAACGACCTACGCGTCTCCGCGCGCCCCTCGGATTCGGTCGCCATCGCCTTGCGCGTCGGCTGCCCGATCTACGCCGAGGAACCCGTTCTCGAGGAAGCCGGCCTGGTCATGCCGGACGAGAAGGAAGACGAAGTCGAGAAGTTCAAGGAGTTCCTGGAATCGGTCTCGCCCGACGATTTCAAGGCCACCGACAGCTGA
- a CDS encoding MerR family transcriptional regulator, which produces MGDQPQPQDVVQPGLFPDDTVPDELVGYRVPSACQVAGITYRQLDYWARTGLVVPSIRSATGSGSQRLYSFKDILVLKIVKRLLDAGISLQNIRIAVDHLRSRGVEDLAGITLFSDGATVYECSSPEEVVDLLQGGQGVFGIAVSGAMRELTGAIANFPAERAETGSASDRPEDELAFRRKARMSKTG; this is translated from the coding sequence GTGGGAGATCAACCGCAACCGCAGGATGTGGTGCAGCCAGGGCTGTTCCCCGACGACACGGTGCCGGACGAACTCGTCGGCTACCGGGTGCCCAGCGCCTGCCAGGTCGCCGGGATCACCTACCGCCAGCTCGACTACTGGGCTCGCACCGGGCTCGTCGTGCCGTCCATCCGCTCCGCCACGGGATCGGGCAGCCAGCGTCTGTACTCGTTCAAGGACATCCTGGTCCTCAAGATCGTCAAGCGGCTGCTCGACGCCGGCATCTCGCTGCAGAACATCCGCATCGCAGTGGATCATCTGCGCAGCCGCGGCGTCGAGGATCTGGCCGGGATCACGCTGTTCTCCGACGGGGCCACCGTGTACGAATGCTCGTCGCCGGAGGAGGTCGTCGATTTACTGCAGGGCGGCCAAGGCGTCTTCGGCATCGCCGTCAGCGGCGCGATGCGCGAGCTCACCGGGGCCATCGCCAACTTCCCGGCCGAACGCGCCGAGACCGGCAGCGCCAGCGACCGTCCGGAAGACGAACTGGCATTCCGCCGCAAGGCGCGCATGAGCAAGACCGGCTAG